The genomic interval CTTATTTCGTTAGCGGACAAAGCACTATCAGCATGCTGGGAGAAGAAAGCGATGTAGCACTGGCTATTTGTTATGAGCTGTCTGTGCCGGCACATGTGGAAGATGCCTATAAATGCGGTGCAGTGGTATATGTTGCCAGCGCGGTGAAATCGACAGGAGGGATCGATAAAGCGATTGCCAGGCTGTCTGAAATAGGAGAGCAGTATGAAATGACGGTATTGCTGGCAAATGCGGTAGGGGAGTCTGATGGATTTGAATGCGCGGGAAAGTCCGGCATATGGGATAATACCGGCGCGTTGATAAGCCAGCTGGATGCCAGCAGCGAAGGCATCCTGGTATTTGATACAAAGACACGGAATGTGGTTACTGCTACCCTGTAATGAATGACTGGCAAGTTTTAGTAAAAGCATAAAAGCGATCCGGCCATCCGGACATCTCCAAAAGTGTCTGACTTTTTGGGGACGTCCGGATGGCCGGATCGCTTTTATACCTGAAAATTATTGTACAAGCAATTTACCCGTATGCCTGTTCTTCCCATCAGACACTTCAACAATATACACACCGCTATGCAGGCTGGATATATCCAGCGTAACCCTTCTCTGGCTGCCTTCACCATATCTTACTGTGCGTTGCACATTTCCTGAGGCATCAATAATACGGATACTGCTGATAGCAGCTGCAGTACTTTTTTTGGTATCGCCGGGAATCGTGATCACCACCTGGTTCCTGGCCGGATTAGGGCTGAGCAGCATGTTGTAATTTCCCATATAGGTAATGGTCATCTCCGATGAATCGGCAGCGGTCGTATCTTTCCGCATGCGGAAACTGCAGCTGTTGGTGAAATAATAAGGCAATGTTTTCACCTCACCGATACAACCGTTGGTAGCGCCTACCTGGAAATAATGCTGTGTACCGCACTGACCGGCAACCACTACATCACTTTGTTTGGAGCTGGTAGTTTTCTTCAGTACACCGTCTATATACCAATAATAAGGAGGTGGAGCAGATGTCACTACTTCACCGTAAATGCCATAATAAGGCGCGGGCACCAGTTGGATATTCGTGATACCCACATCCGTTACAGGGCCCAGGTGAATGCTTTTGTTGGCTACATTGTTGATGAAACAGGTGCCGCCAACGGTAGCGGTTAAGGTGATATCGCCCGTTCCTAGCCTGTTTACGGTCACCTGGTTGCCGGAAGCTGTTAATGTGGCCATAGCGCTGTTGGAAACCGTCCAGACTACAGGCACGCCGGCAGGAACACCTGAAAGGGTATATGTTTTACTGCCGGTGCAGATCAGGTTATCGCCCGACAGGGAGAGTGACAAAGTCGCATTCGTCAATGCAGAGACGTTAGTGGTATTAGTGGTCAGCGCATTACTGCCGGACGGGTCCAGCCAGTTGCTCAGGCGACTGGCATTGGTACCGCCGCCGGTCCAGGATACATCCAACCTTCCATATTCACCACGCCGTTGTGCGCAATAATTACCCTGGTTCAGCTGATCGCCATGCAGCTGACCTACCACCCTGTGGTTCATGTCGTACAGGGGAGAACCGGATGATCCGGGTTGCACGGTGCCCTGTTCGAAGACAGACACCCAGTGATTGTTAGTACCTCCCCAGGAGCTGACACCGGCAAGGTCAAAATCACGGCTGAATTTCATCAGGTCTCCCGCAGGATGATGCAGGCCCACAGTACCTGCCGGTGCTGCGGTATTTCTGTTCCAGCCGGAATACCTGATCCCTGAGTTAGCGGGAGGTACCTGGTTCAGCTCCAGCAGGGCAAAATCGGATGCTACACTGTTGGCCCGCAGCGTTGCGCCGTTGAATTGTACGTCTTCCAGCCAGCCGCTGTTGCCGGTGCAGGTATTGCTCCAGGTCTGGAACTGGAATACCCAGTTGGCAACACTGCCGGCAGCCAGGCAATGGTTGGCGGTCAGGAAGAATGGCCTGTTGGTATTACAGGTATTCATCACCAAGGCCCCGGTGCAGGACTCATTGCCATTCACCACGATCATGGCAACAGAATTTCGTTCATTATCCCAGCCTGTGGCTTCCGGGCAAACAACGTTGATGTTGCAGGAGGCGGATTGCCCGGGATTGCCATAGAAGTTGGCGCCAAATTGCTTAAATCCGAAATTGACCTGGCCAATCTTCAGCGCGGCCTGACCTTTCTCTTCCGCGGGCAGCTTCAGGGAGAGGCTTAAGGTATCGTCCTGGTAGACCCGGGAGGCCCAGACCTTGTACTGGTTGTTTTCCCTGGCAGTGATGCTGTCGGTCAGCTCATAGCGGGTGTAAATACTTAGCACCGCATTGTCCGGTAAAATGAATGATTTAAAGTCAACAGAGATGTTCTTTGCACCTTTTGCAGCCAGCGCCAGGTCGTAGGTTATAAACCCATTGTCTTCGCTTACGGCAGCGGTGGATAGTACGTCGATGTCTACCTGTTTTGATACAGCGAAACGGTTAACATATTCCAGCGGTACGCTGCCTGCCTGTGCCTTTAAAAGTTTGTTGAGGTCGGGAGGGGCTTCCAGGGTGGTAACAGGGATCTTCTTCACCGCTTTTCTCGCAGCGGGCAGTCCTTGTGGGAAAATGCGGGTTTTGACCTGGGCATGGCTGTACGATGTGAACAGGCATGCCGCCACGATCAACATGAGTCGAGGTAATTTTGGGATCATATGTTACTGGTTTTTAGTCCAGGGCGTAATTGAGAGACACTCCGATGCCTGCTCCCCGTAACACTTTATTTCTTGTCCCGGAGGAGGTCTCTTCTGGAAACACTGCGTCGGTTTTCCAGATGTCGAAAATTGGCAATAGCAGGGTTGGGCCTATTCCAAACTTGTTATAATGTTTAATAATGCTGAAGTTAAGCAAGGCAGATGCGCCGAAGTACCTGCTTTCAGTTCGCTTTTTGTCCTTGCTTCCTTCCGGGTTATTGGTAAGATGATATCGCTGTGAAATTGTGTAATAGTTTTGAAGATCCAGTCCTATAAGGGCCTCGCAACTGTTTGTCATGGGAAGGCTTTTTTCCAGTCCTATACTGGCGCTAAGGGTATTATACCAGTATTTGTCGGTCTGAAAAGGGATGAGCAGGGGACTGATGTAATTGATGTTCCTTGCTTCACTTTTCCCGGTTAAGGTATTCGTTCTCTCAATATGATTAAAGGTATATTTATAATAGCCGATGCCTGGTTTGATGGCCAGCGTCTTTGATACCGGCAGCTTGTAAGCCAGTCCTATTCCAAAACTGCTGCCCCGCATTTTTACTTCATCTGTACTGGACCTGTCGTCGATCACATAAGAAAATTTAGGGTACCAGTCCAACCGGTAGTACGGACGTAATTCCAGGGCGCCTTTCTGACCGAATGAAAAACAGCTGATGAACATCAATGCAGCTACGAAACAGGTTACTTTCACGTTCTCTGGTTTATGTGGTTGATAATGAATGGTGATTGGGTGACTGGGTAAATGGTGTTTTGTTATGCCATGGTATTTATTGAGTCAACTTATAAAAGAGTTCAGGGACGTATATTGGTACCATGAATATACAAAAAAGCGGTAAATATTCAAATAGCGGTGGTATGTCACTTTAAAAAGAAATGCGATCTGTCGAAGCAATAGTGACCATCAGTGTCCATCTATCTTGCTATCACGGTGAGGGCAACAGGGATAGATAAAGCTATCAGAAAATCGTTATTTGTTAACATGCTATTAACTGAAGAATGCAGCAAATTTTGTAGTATGCATGTTAGTGAACGACAGAATGCTCAAAATAACTTTCGGGGTGCTTAACTAATCTACAGGATCAACATCTGAAATAACCAGAACGTAAACGATTGGCATTTATAATGTAATTAAATATGCCGGCCTATAGGTCGGGGGACTTTACACTGCTGCATGCTGCCGCCAGGCATGGGA from Chitinophaga filiformis carries:
- a CDS encoding T9SS type A sorting domain-containing protein, whose product is MIPKLPRLMLIVAACLFTSYSHAQVKTRIFPQGLPAARKAVKKIPVTTLEAPPDLNKLLKAQAGSVPLEYVNRFAVSKQVDIDVLSTAAVSEDNGFITYDLALAAKGAKNISVDFKSFILPDNAVLSIYTRYELTDSITARENNQYKVWASRVYQDDTLSLSLKLPAEEKGQAALKIGQVNFGFKQFGANFYGNPGQSASCNINVVCPEATGWDNERNSVAMIVVNGNESCTGALVMNTCNTNRPFFLTANHCLAAGSVANWVFQFQTWSNTCTGNSGWLEDVQFNGATLRANSVASDFALLELNQVPPANSGIRYSGWNRNTAAPAGTVGLHHPAGDLMKFSRDFDLAGVSSWGGTNNHWVSVFEQGTVQPGSSGSPLYDMNHRVVGQLHGDQLNQGNYCAQRRGEYGRLDVSWTGGGTNASRLSNWLDPSGSNALTTNTTNVSALTNATLSLSLSGDNLICTGSKTYTLSGVPAGVPVVWTVSNSAMATLTASGNQVTVNRLGTGDITLTATVGGTCFINNVANKSIHLGPVTDVGITNIQLVPAPYYGIYGEVVTSAPPPYYWYIDGVLKKTTSSKQSDVVVAGQCGTQHYFQVGATNGCIGEVKTLPYYFTNSCSFRMRKDTTAADSSEMTITYMGNYNMLLSPNPARNQVVITIPGDTKKSTAAAISSIRIIDASGNVQRTVRYGEGSQRRVTLDISSLHSGVYIVEVSDGKNRHTGKLLVQ
- a CDS encoding carbon-nitrogen hydrolase family protein, translated to MKLCVAQAKAVKGDIRSNIENHKKIIDLAISHGADTIIFPELSITGYEPTLAKDLAICMDDACLDDFQEISDSRQVTIGVGVPLKADTGITISMVLFQPGKQREVYAKKYLHADEDPYFVSGQSTISMLGEESDVALAICYELSVPAHVEDAYKCGAVVYVASAVKSTGGIDKAIARLSEIGEQYEMTVLLANAVGESDGFECAGKSGIWDNTGALISQLDASSEGILVFDTKTRNVVTATL